A portion of the Cyanobium sp. PCC 7001 genome contains these proteins:
- a CDS encoding phycocyanobilin:ferredoxin oxidoreductase: protein MASSSDQDRARVAASRAAGGVHPLVDALAERIRSCWQAMPDLAPLAIDPELEAICGSLDGEALFIRNELKQCRGLRKLHLETARLGAGLQILHCVLFPDPRYDLPVFGADIVAGPAGVSAAIVDLSPVTGVLPAGIEQALARRQKRVYQQERELPAWGSIFSPHVRFIRPVSEAEEQAFIGEVADVLDVLAAAIRVSEAQPSDAPATVARWNGQLRYCKQQKQNDKTRRVLEKAFNPAWADRYIEELLFDDPPAP, encoded by the coding sequence ATGGCGAGCAGTTCCGATCAGGACCGGGCCAGGGTGGCTGCGAGCAGGGCGGCGGGGGGAGTGCATCCGCTGGTGGATGCCCTGGCCGAGCGCATCCGCAGCTGCTGGCAGGCGATGCCGGATCTGGCCCCCCTGGCGATCGATCCCGAACTGGAGGCCATCTGCGGCAGCCTGGACGGCGAGGCCCTGTTCATCCGCAACGAGCTGAAGCAGTGCCGGGGCCTGCGCAAGCTGCACCTGGAAACGGCCCGCCTCGGCGCCGGCCTGCAGATCCTGCACTGCGTGCTGTTCCCGGATCCCCGCTACGACCTGCCGGTGTTCGGGGCCGACATCGTGGCCGGACCGGCCGGCGTGTCCGCTGCAATCGTGGATCTCTCGCCGGTGACGGGCGTGCTGCCCGCGGGCATCGAGCAGGCCCTGGCCCGGCGGCAGAAGCGCGTGTACCAGCAGGAGCGGGAGCTGCCCGCCTGGGGCTCGATCTTCTCCCCCCATGTGCGGTTCATCCGGCCGGTGTCGGAAGCCGAGGAGCAGGCCTTCATCGGGGAGGTGGCCGACGTGCTCGACGTGCTCGCCGCAGCGATCAGAGTCAGCGAAGCGCAGCCCAGCGACGCTCCGGCTACTGTTGCGCGATGGAACGGCCAGCTCCGGTACTGCAAGCAGCAGAAACAAAACGACAAGACCCGTCGGGTGCTGGAGAAGGCGTTCAACCCGGCCTGGGCCGACCGCTACATCGAAGAGCTCCTTTTCGACGACCCACCGGCACCGTGA
- a CDS encoding HlyD family efflux transporter periplasmic adaptor subunit, with translation MTILGREFRSGTLLLVLSGSVVLALAVIAGQRLMSRQPAAAPAGSVAQPARPEAVAALGRLDPRGEIRSLAAPITGIGGSPRITRLLVQEGERVAPGQLLAVFDTADPLQAQRRLVEARIANLRSRVSVQERDIARYRSLSRSGAIPSGELDTRETNLLELKGQLQEALAERDRIDADLKLTELRAPIGGTVLRLHARVGERPTDDGVLDLGASDRMEALIEVYESDIDRVRVGQTVTLTSENGGFEGTLSGRVLRISPQVRQRDVLETDPTGDVDARIVEVRVELDPADAQRVRQRTGLKVIARFTP, from the coding sequence GTGACGATCCTGGGCCGGGAGTTCCGCTCCGGCACGCTTCTGCTGGTGCTCAGCGGCTCGGTGGTGCTGGCCCTGGCCGTGATCGCCGGCCAACGCCTGATGAGCCGCCAGCCCGCGGCAGCCCCCGCCGGCAGCGTGGCCCAACCGGCTCGTCCCGAGGCGGTGGCGGCCCTCGGCCGCCTCGATCCCCGGGGGGAGATCCGGTCCCTGGCCGCCCCGATCACGGGCATCGGCGGCAGTCCCCGCATCACCAGACTGCTGGTGCAGGAAGGCGAACGGGTGGCCCCAGGCCAGCTGCTGGCCGTGTTCGACACCGCCGACCCGCTGCAGGCCCAGCGTCGCCTGGTGGAGGCCAGGATCGCCAACCTGCGCAGCCGGGTCAGCGTTCAGGAACGGGACATCGCCCGCTACCGCTCCCTCAGCCGAAGCGGCGCCATCCCCAGCGGCGAGCTCGACACCCGGGAGACCAATCTCCTCGAGCTCAAGGGCCAGCTGCAGGAGGCCCTGGCGGAGCGCGACCGCATCGATGCGGACCTCAAGCTCACCGAGCTGCGAGCTCCGATCGGCGGCACCGTGCTGCGGCTGCACGCCCGGGTGGGCGAGCGTCCCACGGACGACGGCGTGCTGGATCTGGGGGCCAGCGATCGCATGGAGGCCCTGATCGAGGTCTACGAGAGCGACATCGACCGGGTGCGGGTGGGTCAGACGGTCACCTTGACGAGTGAGAACGGCGGCTTCGAGGGTACGCTCAGCGGCCGGGTGCTCCGGATCAGCCCCCAGGTGCGGCAGCGGGACGTCCTCGAGACCGACCCCACCGGTGATGTGGATGCCCGGATCGTGGAGGTGCGGGTGGAGCTGGATCCGGCTGACGCCCAGCGGGTGCGCCAGCGCACCGGCCTCAAGGTGATCGCCCGCTTCACCCCCTGA
- the devC gene encoding ABC transporter permease DevC: MLQRLWQARRIPLAWLLLSRQPLRLAVALAGIAFAGILMFMQLGFRDGLFDASVTVHRLFDADLVLISPRTMSSIGMAGFPRRRLIQAMADPAVQGTTPVHWNLLLWRNPETSRNRSILALGFEPNDPLFTDPELAEKAKTLTQKGRVLFDQASRPEFGPIAEWFKQGRTVETEVAGTRVRVTGLVSLGPSFGADGNILTSRETFLQLVPGTPAGSIELGLIRLKPGSDPQAVLERLERSLPSDVRVFTKEGFEEFEKTYWRTSTSIGFIFTLGAAMGFIVGCVIVYQILYSDVSDHLPEYATLMAMGYRLPSLLGVVAREGLILAMLGYVPAYGVGQGLYALVRSGTNLPVEMSTPRAVIVFSMILVMCMGSAALAMRRLADADPAEIF; this comes from the coding sequence ATGCTGCAGCGCCTCTGGCAAGCCCGCAGGATCCCTCTGGCCTGGCTGTTGCTGTCCCGCCAGCCGCTGCGGCTGGCGGTGGCCCTGGCCGGCATCGCCTTCGCCGGCATCCTGATGTTCATGCAGCTCGGCTTCCGCGACGGGCTGTTCGATGCCAGTGTCACGGTGCACCGGCTGTTCGACGCCGATCTGGTGCTGATCAGCCCCCGCACGATGAGTTCCATCGGCATGGCTGGCTTCCCGCGCCGCCGGCTGATTCAGGCCATGGCCGATCCGGCCGTGCAGGGCACCACGCCCGTGCACTGGAACCTGCTGCTCTGGCGCAACCCGGAGACCAGCCGCAACCGCTCGATTCTGGCCCTCGGCTTCGAACCGAACGACCCCCTGTTCACCGATCCCGAGCTGGCGGAGAAGGCCAAAACCCTCACGCAGAAGGGGCGCGTGCTGTTTGACCAGGCCTCCCGACCCGAGTTCGGCCCCATCGCCGAATGGTTCAAGCAGGGCCGCACCGTGGAAACGGAAGTGGCCGGCACCCGGGTGCGGGTCACCGGGCTGGTCAGCCTGGGCCCCTCCTTCGGCGCCGACGGCAACATCCTCACCAGCCGCGAAACTTTCCTGCAGCTGGTGCCCGGCACTCCAGCGGGGAGCATCGAGCTGGGGCTGATCCGGCTCAAGCCCGGCAGCGACCCCCAGGCGGTGCTGGAGCGGCTGGAGCGCAGCCTTCCCAGTGACGTGCGCGTGTTCACCAAGGAGGGCTTCGAGGAGTTCGAGAAGACCTACTGGCGCACCAGCACGTCGATCGGCTTCATCTTCACCCTCGGGGCCGCGATGGGCTTCATCGTGGGCTGCGTGATCGTGTACCAGATCCTCTACTCCGACGTGAGCGATCACCTCCCCGAGTACGCCACGTTGATGGCCATGGGCTACCGCCTGCCGTCCCTGCTTGGCGTGGTGGCCCGCGAAGGACTGATCCTGGCGATGCTCGGCTACGTGCCGGCCTACGGGGTAGGCCAGGGCCTCTACGCCCTGGTGCGCAGCGGCACCAATCTCCCGGTGGAGATGTCCACACCCCGTGCGGTGATCGTGTTCAGCATGATTCTGGTGATGTGCATGGGATCGGCGGCGCTGGCCATGCGCCGGCTGGCGGATGCCGATCCGGCGGAGATCTTCTGA